The Prionailurus viverrinus isolate Anna chromosome C1, UM_Priviv_1.0, whole genome shotgun sequence DNA window GAGCCTCCCCTCCGGCACAGAGAACTGAGGAAAGGGAGGTGCCCGCAAAGGGCGGAGAAGGAAGACCagaggcccagagcagggctgaCCCACTAGGCTCTCCGCAGAGAAGGTAATGAAAGGACCTAGCGAGTGGGAGGGGAGGACAAAAGAATGGACCCCTAGGAACCAGCAGGCCCCCGCATCCGGCAAGTGGGCTGTGACCCTGCCACCAGATGGGGACACCGTGACCGGGGCCTTCGCACTGGAACAGCTTGTTCACCTGCGCTGTGTTCCCGCGACCCCCGCAGGGTTGCCTCTGAGCCccggggcaggaggaaggagggtgaTACGAGGGGCAGGCACATCCCTGGCCAGGCGCGGGGCTTCCCTCTGACCCCTGGCCTCGCACACTTCCACCCTCTGGGCAACCTCCGGCCGGGTGACTGGGCCCTGGGCGAGTCCGCTGGCCCCCTCCTGACCTCAGCTCCGCACAAGGGCTGCTTCTAAGACCAGCGGGGCGAATGGGTGCCGCTTACCGCCGGGGTCGCTGCCCGCCCCGCGGGAGAGGTGCCAGCCCGCCCTGCCGCCCCCAGGCACCACATCCACTACGTAATCCCTTACGACGGGGACCAGTCGGTGGTGGACGCCTCCGAGAACTACTTCGTGACAGACAACGTCACCAAGCAGGAGATCGACCTCATGCTGGGGCTGCTGCTCGGCTTCTGCATCAGCTGGTTCCTGGTGTGGATGGACGGCGTCCTGCACTGCGCCGTGCGCGCCTGGAGGGCCGGCCGGCGCTACGGTGAGTGAGGGCGGCCCCACCCCCCCGCGACCCCGCCTCCACCCCAACGGCCACGAGACCACGCCCACTCCGCCCTCTCCGGCTCCGCCCGACGGCGCCCCGCCCCCGACAGACCACGCCCACCGGGCCCTCCCTGGCCTCGCCCTGGCCAAGGCCCCGCCCCCATCCTCTCCCTCGCCCGGCCACGCCCCCGCCCACCGTCCGGCCACGCCCTCACAAGGCACCGCCCTGCCTCAGCCGCGCCCCGCCCAGGTCATACCCCTCCGCCCGGCCACGTCCTCACAAAGACCCCGCCCTCTCCCAGCCGCGCCCCGCCCAGGTCATACCCCAGACCGGTCACGCCCCTCACGGGgccccgcccgcgccccgcccctGCCACGCCCCCGAAAGGACCCCGCCCACTCGCCCTCTGCGTCTatccctggccccgccccgccccgccccgcctatGCTTTTCCTCGGCCGCGCTCCCGCCCCGCCGCGCCTCGCCGGGGTCCGGGCCTCCGACCCGACCGCGTTCTGacaccgcccccgccccgcagACGGCTCGTGGACCTGGCTGCCCAAGTTGTGCAGTCTGCGGGAGCTGGGCCGGCGGCCGCACAGGCCCTTCGAGGAGGCGGCCGGCAACATGGTGCACGTGAAGCAGAAACTCTACCACAACGGCCACCCGAGCCCGCGGCACCTCTGAGCCGCGCGCAGGACTCGCGGGGCCTTCGGCCAACGCGCCCACGCACACGGGACTGGACGGCCGCCCCGGGCCAGGGCGCCCGCCGGGCGTGTCCAGCGGAAGGTGCTGTCTCCTCTTCTTTTTATAAAAGGGGGTCGGGGCGGGGCAGGCTGCCGGCCTGGGGACAGAACCCCGGCCGTCCGGCCGCGTAGGGCGCGGGGGCCGGGACGGCGGGCCCCGAGCGGGGGCGCGCGAGGGGCGCGGGCACCTGTACGGGCGGCCGGGACCACCACCTCGCCCCCGCGCACTGCAGTCTCGCTTGCGCCTGGGCTGGGACCACGTCTGTTACTTAAACCCGGCTGCTCCTCGGGGCCAGTTCTGGCAGAGGGAAGCGAAGCCGGGAGAGGGTCTTGACAGGGAAGGGGGCCGGCCCCCGGCCGCGCCCACGTCTGCACACGGGAGCATGTGCATGGGGCGTGTGCGTCCGCGGGccgcactgggggtggggggcgggagacAGGGGTCTGGGGGAGGCCCCGGCCTAGCAGCAATAAGGCCCCTGAGCCCCACTGCGGCAAGTGCGGCCACCCTGCCCAGGGCATCCCCGGTCGGGCGCCTCACTgtgacccccacccctgctggtcAGTAAATTCTCCAGAaagctccagcctctgcctcttctttcatttctgaaccTGTGACCCCCTTCAAGCCCCTGCCCGTTGAAATCAGCCATGAGATACACACGTTGTGAGGTATCCTGTCAGAGTTTTTATTAGATTCTGGATAAAAAGACCCCCAcgcaagggagggagggctgcAGATCCTGTGGACTAGGGcagcccccaacccccgccccggATGGTCCTGGCCAGGGGGTCTTGGGCCTCGTGGGCAACCCCACCAGTTGCTGGCAGCTAGT harbors:
- the TMEM240 gene encoding transmembrane protein 240, with the protein product MSMSANTMIFMILGASIVMAIACLMDMNALLDRFHNYILPHLRGEDRVCHCNCGRHHIHYVIPYDGDQSVVDASENYFVTDNVTKQEIDLMLGLLLGFCISWFLVWMDGVLHCAVRAWRAGRRYDGSWTWLPKLCSLRELGRRPHRPFEEAAGNMVHVKQKLYHNGHPSPRHL